From Oncorhynchus keta strain PuntledgeMale-10-30-2019 unplaced genomic scaffold, Oket_V2 Un_contig_18115_pilon_pilon, whole genome shotgun sequence, the proteins below share one genomic window:
- the LOC127920022 gene encoding uncharacterized protein LOC127920022, giving the protein MWRLYTGGTGTESMWRLYTGGTGTESMWRLYTGGTGTESMWRLYTGGTGTESMWRLYTGGTGTESMWRLYTEGTGTESMWRLYTGGTGTESMWRIYTGVLVQSQCGGYIQGYWYRVNVEAIYRGYWYRVNVEAIYRGYWYRVNVEAIYRGTGTESMWRLYTGGTGTESMWRLYTGGTGTESMWRLYTGGTSTESMWRLYTGGTGTESMWRLYTGGTGTESMWRLYTGGTGTESMWRLYTGGTGTESMWRLYTGGTGTESMWRLYTGRTSTESMWRLYTGGTGTESMWRLYTGGTGTESMWRLYTGGTGTESMWRLYTGGTGTESMWRLYTGGTGTES; this is encoded by the exons atgtggaggctatatacagggggtaccggtacagagtcaatgtggaggctatatacagggggtaccggtacagagtcaatgtggaggctatatacagggggtaccggtacagagtcaatgtggaggctatatacagggggtaccggtacagagtcaatgtggaggctatatacagggggtactggtacagagtcaatgtggaggctatatacagagggtaccggtacagagtcaatgtggaggctatatacagggggtaccggtacagagtcaatgtggaggatatatacaggggtactggtacagagtcaatgtggaggctatatacaggggtactggtacagagtcaatgtggaggctatatacagggggtactggtacagagtcaatgtggaggctatatacagggggtactggtacagagtcaatgtggaggctatatacaggggtactggtacagagtcaatgtggaggctatatacagggggtaccggtacagagtcaatgtggaggctatatacagggggtaccggtacagagtcaatgtggaggctatatacagggggtaccagtacagagtcaatgtggaggctatatacagggggtaccggtacagagtcaatgtggaggctatatacagggggtactggtacagagtcaatgtggaggctatatacagggggtactggtacagagtcaatgtggag gctatatacagggggtactggtacagagtcaatgtggaggctatatacagggggtaccggtacagagtcaatgtggaggctatatacagggcgtaccagtacagagtcaatgtggaggctatatacagggggtaccggtacagagtcaatgtggaggctatatacagggggtaccggtacagagtcaatgtggaggctatatacagggggtaccggtacagagtcaatgtggaggctatatacagggggtaccggtacagagtcaatgtggaggctatatacagggggtaccggtacagagtcaat